Proteins co-encoded in one Planctomycetia bacterium genomic window:
- a CDS encoding OsmC family protein — MIRATTATIEYQTPFTNGTHSSFADVPLEKGGKGEGFGPHELLEAALATCMTITARKYADKHQLALKSVICEVKLDRTDPDHHIMNYTLTLEGELSSEQRQQLHDVVSRCPVKKTLCSDITFDATLFHSGIGNSSSFPSGS, encoded by the coding sequence ATGATTCGTGCAACCACCGCGACTATCGAGTATCAGACACCCTTCACGAATGGAACCCATTCATCGTTCGCTGATGTACCACTGGAGAAAGGTGGAAAAGGCGAAGGCTTTGGCCCACATGAACTATTGGAAGCAGCCCTCGCCACCTGCATGACCATCACCGCTCGCAAGTATGCTGACAAACATCAGCTTGCACTCAAGAGTGTCATCTGTGAAGTGAAGCTGGATCGCACTGATCCTGATCACCACATCATGAATTACACACTGACACTGGAAGGCGAGTTGAGCAGCGAGCAACGACAACAGTTACACGACGTAGTCAGCCGATGCCCAGTGAAGAAGACTCTGTGCAGCGATATTACTTTCGACGCAACTCTTTTTCACTCCGGAATCGGAAACAGCAGTTCATTCCCATCTGGATCGTGA
- a CDS encoding DUF2252 domain-containing protein → MGLETSPSLKAHPTLDELYAMGKSLRDKFPRHSHADWQATVNRADPLSMMLESNKGRMAQLLPVRHGRMLKSPFTFYRGAALNMAADLATLPATGIRVQVCGDCHLMNFGSYATPERRIIFDINDLDETLPAPWEWDVKRLAASFVLACRDNSLSDNNARDAVQSCVRSYRKRMAEYSVMTVMDIWYDSIDVKDIMTQIEDEQTRKRVQKRLAKARERSVLEHEYPELALSGGLHPVIKENPPLIFHQQEKGLEDIQRQFQQSFAGYRASLQEDKQLLLDRFKVMDCAYKVVGVGSVGTFCGIMLLMASEHDPLFLQFKHARPSVLEAYAGKSLHANQGQRIVHGCRMMQSASDIFLGWTEGQAERHFYVRQMKDMKIKPLVELFTASVMNQYAGLCGRTLAHAHARSGQPAIITGYLGESDKFDRAIADFSIAYADQCEQDYQVLTQAVRDGKLEVFIEEQD, encoded by the coding sequence ATGGGCCTCGAAACGAGCCCTTCCCTGAAAGCACACCCTACGCTGGATGAGCTCTATGCGATGGGGAAGAGCCTGCGCGACAAGTTTCCACGCCACTCACACGCAGACTGGCAAGCTACCGTAAATCGTGCCGATCCACTGAGTATGATGCTGGAATCAAACAAGGGACGGATGGCCCAACTCCTCCCCGTCCGGCACGGTCGTATGCTGAAGTCGCCCTTTACGTTCTACCGTGGTGCTGCCCTTAATATGGCGGCAGACCTGGCTACCCTGCCCGCCACTGGTATACGGGTACAGGTCTGTGGCGACTGCCATTTGATGAACTTCGGTTCGTACGCCACCCCGGAACGCCGCATCATCTTTGATATCAACGACCTGGATGAAACCCTGCCTGCCCCCTGGGAATGGGATGTCAAACGACTTGCTGCCAGTTTCGTCCTGGCCTGCCGTGATAACAGTCTCAGTGATAATAACGCCAGAGATGCCGTTCAAAGCTGTGTTCGATCCTATCGCAAACGGATGGCGGAATACAGCGTAATGACCGTAATGGATATCTGGTACGACAGTATTGATGTCAAGGACATCATGACGCAGATCGAAGATGAGCAAACACGCAAACGAGTGCAGAAGCGATTAGCCAAGGCCCGGGAACGCAGTGTCCTGGAGCATGAGTATCCGGAGCTTGCACTCTCGGGTGGTCTTCATCCTGTCATCAAGGAAAACCCACCACTCATCTTTCATCAACAGGAAAAGGGGCTTGAGGATATTCAACGTCAATTCCAGCAATCATTTGCTGGCTACCGGGCTTCCCTTCAGGAAGACAAGCAACTACTGCTCGACCGGTTCAAAGTCATGGATTGTGCCTACAAAGTAGTTGGCGTGGGTAGTGTTGGGACCTTCTGCGGCATCATGCTCCTGATGGCCAGTGAGCATGACCCACTCTTCCTTCAATTCAAACATGCACGTCCCTCCGTCCTCGAAGCCTATGCAGGCAAGAGTCTGCATGCGAATCAAGGTCAACGTATCGTTCATGGTTGCAGGATGATGCAATCAGCGAGTGATATTTTCCTTGGCTGGACAGAAGGTCAGGCTGAACGACATTTCTATGTCCGTCAGATGAAAGACATGAAGATCAAGCCACTTGTCGAGTTGTTTACTGCCAGTGTCATGAACCAGTACGCAGGGCTGTGTGGGAGGACCCTGGCCCATGCTCATGCACGCTCCGGCCAACCTGCCATCATCACTGGCTACCTCGGAGAAAGCGATAAGTTCGATCGAGCCATCGCTGATTTTTCCATTGCTTACGCCGATCAGTGCGAACAGGATTATCAAGTTCTGACCCAAGCCGTTCGCGATGGAAAACTCGAAGTCTTCATCGAAGAACAGGATTAG
- a CDS encoding arylsulfatase, whose product MRGRYFLPATIVAVGTLLGWLAATQQWTSLFAQDGKAQAGTQLPQPDPLFKGKIGETYKDSTPNFPMPLKAAKDSPNVLLIMLDDVGFGMCSTFGGPVPTPHMDKLANNGLKYNRFHTTALCSPTRGAILAGRNHHTIATGVIIEMGTGYPGYTGIIPKSTALVSQMLRDNGYATGMFGKWHNTPEPDISPAGPFDRWPTGLGFDYFYGFNQGETHQYFPTIYRNTTWVPQPRTPEQGYHFTADMTDEAIAWTRNIRAADPEKPWFNYFSTSGVHAPHHAPKEWREKYVGKFDHGWDKQRELTLAKQQEMGIVPAGTKLTPRPKEIPAWDTQSADARKVYCRLMENYAAYMAYTDFEVGRLIESLRNSSELDNTLVMYVVGDNGASAEGGLEGTFSEIASLIGIQLGLESTIKRMDEIGGPSSEPHVPVGWAWSMCAPFQWTKQVASHFGGTRNPMVVHWPKGIKAKGEIRNQFHHCIDVVPTILEACKIPEPKVVNGIPQKPIEGISMVYSFDDANAKDRRTTQYFELATNRAIYHDGWVACSKYGLPWVTMGRGDGFLQAPWELYNVNEDFSQADNLVDKNPEKLKELQAKFVEEATKYGVFPLDPRFSERMDPSLRMSGTPKTQWIYYGNNVWLPEPIGPQTFPRPHTVTAELNIPKGGADGVITCAGAFSAGWSLYVKGGKPVFHYTFFEIADVTIPCTEALPEGKVTLKTEFIPDGKPEGSGTLKFYINGKAAGEGKIIRSSFRHGLEPFEVGRDSITPVSPDYKTPSPFTGTIDKITFELIK is encoded by the coding sequence ATGCGTGGTCGATATTTCCTTCCTGCGACGATTGTCGCGGTGGGTACCCTTCTCGGCTGGCTAGCTGCCACTCAGCAGTGGACGTCGCTCTTCGCCCAGGATGGAAAAGCTCAGGCAGGCACCCAGTTGCCTCAACCCGATCCCCTTTTCAAAGGCAAGATTGGCGAGACCTACAAGGACTCTACCCCCAACTTCCCGATGCCCCTCAAGGCTGCCAAGGATAGCCCGAATGTCCTGCTCATCATGCTCGACGACGTGGGTTTCGGCATGTGCTCTACCTTTGGTGGCCCGGTACCTACCCCGCATATGGACAAGTTGGCCAACAACGGTTTGAAGTACAATCGCTTTCATACCACCGCACTCTGTAGCCCAACCCGCGGCGCTATACTTGCTGGTCGCAATCATCACACCATCGCCACCGGCGTCATCATCGAAATGGGCACAGGCTACCCAGGCTACACTGGCATCATCCCCAAGAGTACCGCTCTCGTCTCGCAGATGCTTCGCGACAATGGCTACGCCACCGGCATGTTCGGCAAATGGCACAACACCCCAGAGCCTGACATCAGCCCTGCTGGCCCCTTCGACCGCTGGCCTACCGGGCTCGGCTTCGACTACTTCTACGGCTTCAACCAGGGTGAAACGCACCAGTACTTTCCCACCATTTATCGGAACACTACCTGGGTACCACAGCCCAGGACACCCGAGCAAGGCTACCACTTCACCGCAGATATGACCGATGAAGCCATCGCCTGGACTCGCAACATCCGGGCTGCTGATCCTGAGAAGCCCTGGTTCAACTACTTCAGCACTTCGGGCGTTCACGCTCCACACCATGCTCCGAAAGAATGGCGGGAGAAGTATGTTGGCAAGTTCGATCATGGCTGGGATAAGCAGCGAGAACTGACGCTGGCGAAACAACAGGAAATGGGCATCGTCCCCGCTGGCACCAAGCTGACACCTCGGCCCAAGGAAATACCAGCCTGGGATACCCAGTCTGCTGATGCCAGGAAGGTCTACTGTCGGCTGATGGAAAACTATGCAGCCTACATGGCATACACCGATTTTGAAGTAGGTCGATTGATCGAGAGCCTGCGAAACTCTAGCGAGTTGGATAACACGCTGGTCATGTATGTCGTAGGTGACAACGGCGCCAGTGCTGAGGGTGGTTTGGAAGGCACCTTCAGCGAGATCGCCAGCCTGATTGGTATTCAACTGGGTTTGGAAAGCACTATCAAACGGATGGATGAAATCGGTGGCCCTTCCAGTGAGCCCCACGTTCCCGTCGGATGGGCTTGGTCAATGTGTGCCCCGTTCCAGTGGACCAAGCAGGTCGCCAGCCACTTTGGTGGCACCCGCAACCCGATGGTGGTTCACTGGCCCAAGGGCATCAAGGCCAAGGGTGAGATTCGCAACCAGTTCCATCACTGCATCGATGTGGTACCTACGATTCTGGAAGCGTGCAAGATTCCTGAGCCCAAGGTGGTCAATGGCATCCCGCAGAAGCCGATTGAAGGCATCTCCATGGTTTACTCGTTTGATGATGCCAATGCCAAGGACCGCCGCACGACCCAGTACTTTGAACTAGCCACCAACCGGGCCATCTACCACGATGGTTGGGTAGCCTGCAGCAAATATGGTCTGCCTTGGGTAACGATGGGCCGAGGAGATGGGTTTCTCCAGGCACCATGGGAACTCTACAACGTCAATGAAGACTTCAGTCAAGCGGACAACCTTGTTGACAAGAACCCGGAGAAGCTGAAGGAGTTGCAAGCCAAGTTTGTGGAAGAAGCGACGAAGTACGGTGTCTTCCCGCTCGATCCCCGATTCTCGGAACGCATGGATCCGAGCTTGCGGATGTCCGGGACACCGAAAACCCAATGGATCTACTACGGCAACAACGTTTGGCTGCCTGAACCGATTGGCCCACAGACTTTCCCTCGTCCCCACACCGTTACTGCTGAGCTTAACATCCCCAAGGGTGGCGCTGACGGTGTGATCACTTGTGCCGGTGCTTTCTCCGCAGGCTGGTCGCTCTATGTGAAAGGTGGCAAGCCGGTCTTCCACTATACCTTCTTTGAAATTGCTGACGTGACCATTCCGTGCACCGAAGCACTTCCCGAAGGAAAGGTAACACTGAAGACCGAGTTCATCCCCGATGGTAAACCAGAAGGCAGTGGTACCCTCAAGTTTTACATCAATGGCAAAGCGGCTGGTGAAGGGAAGATCATTCGCTCCTCTTTCCGACACGGTCTCGAACCCTTTGAAGTCGGTCGCGATTCGATTACTCCAGTCTCCCCCGACTACAAAACACCGTCACCCTTCACCGGGACGATCGACAAGATTACTTTTGAGTTGATCAAATAA
- a CDS encoding helix-turn-helix transcriptional regulator produces the protein MSKSYDGLVKRMTSKRVRMRAALRTRELLGELLLGEVRKLAGKSQREVAAALGIKQPSLSKLESQSDMQISTLRKIVSALGGELDVIARFPKGAVRIDQFDDRHNHAGRSLPTELHLV, from the coding sequence ATGTCCAAGTCTTATGACGGATTAGTGAAACGGATGACAAGCAAGCGAGTACGCATGCGGGCAGCGTTACGCACACGGGAACTACTCGGCGAACTACTTCTTGGCGAGGTCAGGAAACTGGCCGGCAAGAGCCAGCGGGAGGTTGCAGCCGCCCTGGGTATCAAGCAACCAAGCCTTTCCAAGCTGGAAAGCCAGTCCGACATGCAGATTTCCACGCTGAGGAAGATCGTCTCAGCTCTGGGTGGCGAACTGGACGTGATCGCCCGGTTCCCCAAGGGCGCGGTGCGGATCGACCAGTTTGATGACCGGCACAACCATGCCGGAAGGTCATTGCCTACGGAACTGCACTTGGTGTAG
- a CDS encoding NB-ARC domain protein, with protein sequence MRWLVLFLLCISCSLIQAQDKQDVKLKPIAVVSYQGGAIDYATHVEPILDNKCTTCHSGANKKGRLDLSSYEAMQKGGKNGPVFIAGKPEESMLIKLSGHTQKPVMPPVDEEPLTPQELALLKAWIQQGAKGSGAISTKPAASIKLLKMAERVKPVVAMALTSDKKTLAVGRGPSITLYNVDKGDILKQLIDPALKDEKNQPVKQSQMDLVQALVFSADGEKLYSGGYKEVVEWNTKTGAVLRKLTGFSDRVVALDLSPDGKYLATAGGAPTADGEVIIFDLQKGTLALTLTTPHSDTVFGIRYSPDGKMLASAGADKFVKVWAVQPVLRPESVAHATAAVASMLTPWTSPAAAASADFETLHYLKSIDLSLVSPGKQLRSFEGHTHHVLDVAWRADGNVLVSAGADNVLKVWDFGKGEQIRTIGGHAKQISRLSVLKTAPMVISACGDAGLRQWNIDNGGNVRNYAGANDFLQAVAASADGSLVAAGGEEGIVRIYNGQNGTLLKTLAK encoded by the coding sequence ATGCGCTGGCTTGTGCTGTTCCTTCTTTGCATATCCTGTTCACTCATTCAGGCACAAGACAAACAGGATGTCAAACTCAAACCGATTGCAGTTGTCTCTTACCAGGGTGGAGCTATCGATTACGCTACACATGTCGAGCCGATTCTCGACAACAAATGCACCACCTGCCACAGCGGTGCCAACAAGAAAGGCCGGCTCGACCTCAGCAGTTACGAAGCCATGCAGAAGGGTGGCAAGAACGGCCCGGTTTTCATCGCAGGTAAACCTGAAGAAAGCATGCTGATCAAGCTCTCAGGCCACACCCAGAAACCGGTCATGCCGCCAGTCGATGAAGAGCCACTGACACCTCAGGAACTGGCTTTGCTTAAAGCCTGGATTCAGCAAGGGGCCAAGGGCAGTGGTGCAATTTCAACAAAACCAGCCGCAAGCATCAAACTCCTGAAGATGGCAGAGCGCGTTAAACCCGTCGTTGCGATGGCACTCACTTCAGATAAGAAAACTCTCGCGGTTGGCCGTGGCCCATCTATTACGCTTTACAACGTTGATAAAGGCGACATTCTCAAACAGTTGATCGACCCTGCACTCAAAGATGAAAAGAACCAGCCAGTGAAACAATCGCAAATGGACTTGGTACAGGCATTGGTGTTCAGCGCCGATGGCGAAAAGCTCTACAGTGGTGGCTACAAGGAAGTCGTCGAGTGGAACACCAAAACAGGTGCCGTTCTTCGCAAGCTGACAGGCTTTTCAGATCGCGTGGTTGCACTCGATCTTTCCCCCGACGGCAAGTATCTTGCAACCGCAGGCGGCGCACCCACTGCTGATGGCGAAGTGATTATTTTCGATCTGCAGAAAGGCACACTAGCACTCACGCTGACCACGCCGCACAGCGATACCGTCTTTGGCATCCGTTATAGTCCGGATGGTAAGATGCTGGCGAGTGCAGGTGCCGACAAGTTCGTCAAAGTCTGGGCAGTGCAACCAGTGCTACGTCCTGAATCGGTAGCCCATGCCACCGCTGCAGTTGCCTCCATGCTCACCCCCTGGACATCACCCGCCGCTGCTGCCAGTGCTGACTTTGAAACTCTGCACTATCTGAAGTCGATTGATCTGTCATTGGTTTCGCCAGGCAAGCAACTCCGCAGTTTTGAAGGCCACACGCATCATGTGCTCGATGTCGCCTGGCGTGCTGATGGCAACGTTCTCGTTTCAGCCGGTGCAGATAACGTGCTCAAGGTCTGGGACTTTGGCAAAGGCGAACAGATTCGCACCATCGGCGGACATGCCAAGCAGATCAGCCGACTTTCGGTTCTGAAAACCGCACCGATGGTCATCAGCGCCTGTGGCGATGCGGGCCTGCGGCAATGGAACATCGACAACGGCGGCAATGTGCGCAACTATGCCGGAGCCAACGATTTTCTGCAAGCCGTTGCCGCCAGTGCCGATGGCAGCCTGGTAGCCGCCGGCGGCGAAGAAGGCATCGTACGCATTTACAATGGCCAGAATGGAACGTTGTTGAAGACGCTGGCGAAGTGA
- a CDS encoding NAD(P)H-quinone oxidoreductase, producing MKACIITQPGDVHVLKIEPRPVPELQPGEVLIKVQAAGVNGADLLQRKGKYPVPPGVSAEIPGLEVAGIIEAIAGDVTSWKRGDKVAALLSGGGYAEYVAVPVGQCLPWPEIAMQPATPEQAAALPETCCTVWSNVFELARLQLGESILIHGGASGIGTTAIQMAKTHGCTVYCTVGKNDKRGMCLSLGASHVINYQTEDFVEKLMEFTTNKGVNVILDIVGGSYLSRNLAALTYQGRLVTIATRGGANGELDIGMMMRKQLTITGSLLRPRSIAEKSRLVEQVRQHVWPWVKAGKIRPVIDTCYPLDQASQAHARLESGSHVGKVILKVT from the coding sequence ATGAAAGCCTGTATCATCACTCAACCGGGTGATGTACATGTGCTGAAGATCGAACCACGACCGGTGCCTGAACTCCAACCGGGTGAAGTGCTGATTAAGGTGCAGGCTGCCGGAGTCAACGGGGCCGATCTGCTGCAACGCAAAGGCAAATATCCTGTGCCTCCTGGTGTCTCGGCAGAAATACCGGGGCTTGAAGTGGCAGGCATCATTGAAGCTATTGCGGGTGATGTCACATCCTGGAAACGAGGCGACAAGGTAGCGGCGTTATTAAGTGGCGGTGGCTACGCTGAGTATGTAGCTGTGCCCGTGGGACAGTGTTTACCTTGGCCTGAGATAGCCATGCAGCCTGCAACACCCGAACAGGCTGCAGCCCTCCCTGAAACTTGCTGCACGGTCTGGAGCAATGTTTTTGAACTGGCCAGACTGCAGCTCGGCGAATCAATCCTCATTCACGGCGGAGCCAGCGGCATCGGCACCACGGCAATCCAGATGGCGAAAACGCATGGCTGCACCGTATATTGCACCGTAGGAAAAAATGACAAGCGTGGTATGTGTCTGTCATTGGGAGCATCGCACGTCATCAATTACCAGACAGAAGACTTCGTGGAAAAACTGATGGAGTTCACCACTAACAAGGGTGTGAACGTCATTCTCGACATTGTCGGTGGCAGCTATCTATCACGCAACCTTGCCGCACTCACTTATCAGGGAAGACTGGTCACGATTGCAACCCGCGGCGGAGCCAATGGAGAACTCGACATCGGCATGATGATGCGGAAGCAATTAACAATTACCGGCTCACTGCTACGGCCTCGATCCATTGCAGAGAAATCCCGCCTGGTGGAACAGGTCAGGCAACACGTCTGGCCGTGGGTGAAGGCAGGAAAAATACGACCGGTAATCGATACCTGTTACCCGCTGGACCAGGCTTCGCAAGCTCATGCCCGACTCGAATCAGGCAGCCATGTAGGTAAGGTGATTTTGAAAGTTACCTGA
- a CDS encoding DUF2617 family protein, translating into MQTKRPLVKELVFQAYTRPLHPELFEIRARERVQKLGHDVTAQLTATGHVVIWKSQGRYLTEVLTASDILLPARRLLEYRVLSGYGPVYMEVPARGNQPGYHYHACFQSEELAWPDFCRAHDEIESDARKRGMLVRLPVKRERSYPPLGFLVLEGHPECLLIHAFHTFPDERKIVKSQSLIEFQKSGE; encoded by the coding sequence ATGCAAACGAAGCGTCCGTTAGTGAAAGAACTGGTGTTTCAGGCATACACCCGGCCACTGCATCCGGAGTTGTTTGAAATTCGTGCGCGCGAACGGGTACAGAAACTGGGCCACGATGTGACAGCACAGTTGACTGCAACGGGTCATGTGGTGATCTGGAAATCACAAGGCCGTTACCTGACGGAAGTGTTGACCGCTTCAGATATTTTACTTCCAGCCCGTCGCTTACTTGAATATCGCGTGCTCTCTGGTTACGGGCCTGTCTACATGGAAGTGCCAGCGCGAGGCAACCAGCCTGGCTATCATTATCATGCCTGCTTTCAAAGCGAGGAGTTAGCCTGGCCCGATTTCTGCCGTGCTCACGATGAGATTGAATCGGATGCAAGAAAGCGTGGCATGCTGGTGCGCTTGCCGGTGAAACGTGAACGATCCTATCCGCCGTTGGGATTCCTGGTTTTAGAAGGGCACCCAGAGTGCCTGCTTATCCATGCTTTCCACACTTTTCCAGATGAACGAAAAATCGTGAAATCACAATCGTTGATAGAATTCCAGAAGTCTGGTGAGTAA
- a CDS encoding zinc ribbon domain-containing protein: protein MVPLFCPRCQRANPPEALFCHFDGTGLRTGTDSKQATNTALGREFVFPSGRRCRSFDELISACSLEWPAARSMLQQGGMRQFLASIGRMDLAQQADKAAAHIDPDLGLDQLLAAFPSKDVIQPKLDISPRRLHLGTVRAGDSRDIQLQVLNRGARLLHGMLEVRGEGWLRAGSDGGGPPNGKVPIKTGQQQNCPLHIETRGLPAGQQYAATLAVMTNGGTAEIPVTFDLASIPFSQGILAGCDSPKDLASRMKDAPKQVALLLEKGDVERWFTQNGWRYPVQGPPAQGVAAVQQFFEGMGLSKPPVLKLNTDHLALEARSGAVVQAQIKLETSAKKWVYAFAESNVSWIQILTPLTCGGQSSILDIVVQTRGLAPATTHTGTVNIVGNGGQRLQVKVTVAITAALPVMQRFLQPVVAGFLAGMIARLFCILPDMAARYGTSLPVSSYVQRFTLLTFWIVILIFWYGIRQQGKLRDYVSAAITGGFAGLIGMSTLAQMMLFLDELASWGDWPGSAVLSWSLLGAGVGLLISLCGQRGRAMMTAVSESLGKLAGWIRWKPLAHFLGA, encoded by the coding sequence ATGGTTCCCCTGTTTTGTCCGCGCTGTCAGCGGGCGAATCCTCCGGAAGCGTTGTTCTGCCATTTCGATGGCACGGGGCTTCGCACCGGAACCGATAGCAAGCAGGCAACGAACACTGCACTGGGCCGTGAGTTTGTTTTCCCATCTGGAAGACGTTGCCGATCATTCGATGAATTGATCAGTGCCTGTTCACTGGAATGGCCAGCTGCCCGCAGCATGTTACAGCAGGGTGGAATGCGACAATTTCTGGCCAGCATTGGTCGCATGGATCTGGCACAGCAGGCCGATAAGGCTGCAGCCCATATCGATCCTGATCTGGGGCTTGATCAGTTGCTTGCCGCTTTTCCCTCTAAGGACGTTATTCAGCCCAAGCTCGATATTTCTCCTCGCCGACTGCATCTGGGGACAGTGCGTGCAGGCGATTCGCGAGACATTCAGTTACAGGTGCTTAATCGAGGCGCAAGATTGCTGCACGGCATGCTGGAAGTGCGTGGCGAAGGATGGCTTCGTGCCGGTTCGGATGGTGGCGGCCCTCCGAATGGCAAAGTGCCCATCAAAACCGGGCAACAGCAGAACTGTCCACTGCATATTGAAACTCGCGGGTTGCCAGCCGGGCAGCAATATGCAGCAACCCTTGCAGTCATGACCAATGGTGGCACTGCAGAAATCCCCGTGACGTTTGATCTGGCATCAATTCCCTTTTCACAGGGAATACTGGCTGGTTGCGATTCACCAAAAGACCTGGCATCACGCATGAAGGATGCACCCAAGCAGGTTGCCCTCCTCTTGGAAAAAGGCGATGTCGAACGCTGGTTTACCCAGAATGGCTGGCGTTATCCGGTACAGGGGCCGCCTGCACAGGGTGTTGCAGCAGTTCAACAGTTTTTCGAAGGCATGGGGCTATCCAAACCACCGGTTCTGAAACTGAATACGGATCATCTTGCACTGGAAGCCAGGTCTGGAGCTGTGGTGCAGGCACAGATCAAGCTGGAAACTTCTGCCAAGAAATGGGTCTATGCCTTTGCTGAATCGAACGTCTCCTGGATACAGATTCTCACGCCCCTGACCTGTGGCGGACAATCATCAATACTGGATATCGTGGTTCAAACCCGCGGGCTGGCTCCGGCAACTACGCACACCGGTACTGTCAATATCGTGGGCAATGGCGGACAACGTCTGCAGGTGAAAGTGACCGTAGCTATCACAGCAGCGCTGCCGGTGATGCAGAGATTTTTGCAGCCGGTCGTGGCCGGTTTTCTGGCTGGGATGATCGCCAGGCTGTTCTGCATCCTTCCCGATATGGCAGCACGGTATGGGACATCGCTGCCCGTAAGCAGCTATGTTCAACGATTCACGCTTCTAACTTTCTGGATTGTCATTCTGATTTTCTGGTACGGTATCCGTCAGCAAGGGAAACTGCGTGATTATGTGTCTGCTGCCATCACGGGTGGTTTTGCAGGATTGATCGGCATGAGCACCTTGGCCCAGATGATGCTATTTCTGGATGAGTTAGCCTCATGGGGTGATTGGCCTGGTTCAGCGGTATTATCGTGGAGCCTGCTGGGTGCCGGTGTCGGGCTACTGATTTCATTGTGCGGACAGCGTGGCAGAGCCATGATGACCGCAGTCAGTGAGTCTCTGGGCAAACTGGCGGGATGGATCCGCTGGAAACCATTAGCTCATTTTTTGGGAGCTTAG
- a CDS encoding VWA domain-containing protein, with translation MPARIHLERMLHRNSVAVRGDSIASYALVKVIPAGDGSAPMMPVNLALVLDVSGSMYEEDGTGISRLKRVQQAALEAIPLLRPSDTLTIVAFGHTSAVALPPTPLTQLAAIEKTINTIDRFEIDPGGTAMDKGLQLALEQLRGVKKENTLTHVLLLTDGETSGEQNCRELAKSMADSKEQLTVVGVGTEWNASLVKDLAQLSAGKWYYVDEARKDDTQRVFLEEFAHLRSTVFRDVKLHIKPMKDIRVKRCRLVLPEIRELTLDGLEERHLIANLGTMERDKPTRYVLDLSLPQRPDGQYVIAQIEVSYVTSEGPGTTGLVPLQITYSLESPSYVNAEVAKHIDEVQIFELSNNLQSALESSNTDEAKRLAQAIERKATVLGPRGAKKTMLARQALAELDGGGKVSKKTMLALDDSARLAEEMPIP, from the coding sequence ATGCCTGCCAGGATACATCTAGAACGCATGCTCCATCGCAATAGTGTGGCGGTACGAGGCGATTCCATTGCCAGCTATGCTTTGGTTAAAGTGATCCCTGCGGGGGATGGCAGTGCACCGATGATGCCCGTCAATCTGGCCCTGGTGCTCGATGTTTCAGGAAGCATGTATGAAGAAGATGGAACGGGCATCAGCCGACTGAAACGAGTGCAGCAGGCGGCACTGGAAGCAATCCCCTTGTTGCGTCCTTCCGACACGCTGACCATCGTGGCCTTCGGGCATACTTCTGCGGTAGCATTGCCTCCCACGCCACTCACGCAACTGGCAGCAATCGAAAAGACCATCAACACTATTGACCGGTTTGAAATTGATCCGGGCGGCACGGCCATGGACAAAGGTTTGCAACTGGCACTCGAACAGCTACGCGGCGTCAAAAAAGAGAACACGCTGACACATGTGCTGCTGCTCACCGATGGTGAAACTTCGGGTGAACAGAATTGCCGGGAACTTGCCAAGTCGATGGCAGACAGCAAGGAACAGTTGACGGTGGTAGGAGTAGGCACCGAATGGAATGCATCACTCGTGAAAGACCTGGCGCAACTGAGTGCTGGAAAATGGTATTACGTGGATGAAGCCAGGAAGGATGATACGCAACGGGTCTTCCTGGAGGAGTTTGCCCATCTGCGATCCACGGTCTTCCGCGATGTCAAACTGCACATCAAGCCGATGAAAGATATTCGCGTCAAGCGCTGCCGACTGGTGTTGCCTGAAATTCGTGAACTGACACTCGATGGTTTGGAAGAACGTCATCTGATCGCAAACCTGGGCACGATGGAGCGTGACAAGCCGACACGATATGTGCTGGATTTAAGTCTGCCTCAGCGTCCCGATGGCCAGTATGTCATTGCCCAGATTGAAGTGAGTTATGTCACCTCGGAAGGCCCCGGTACGACAGGCCTAGTGCCATTGCAGATTACTTACAGTCTTGAATCGCCGAGCTATGTAAATGCTGAGGTAGCCAAGCATATCGATGAAGTGCAGATATTTGAACTCTCCAATAATCTTCAATCTGCACTGGAATCTTCCAATACCGATGAAGCCAAGCGACTGGCCCAGGCCATTGAGCGCAAGGCGACTGTGCTGGGGCCACGCGGAGCCAAGAAAACCATGCTGGCAAGGCAGGCCCTGGCCGAACTGGATGGCGGTGGCAAGGTTTCGAAAAAGACCATGCTGGCACTCGATGACAGTGCGCGACTTGCGGAAGAGATGCCAATACCTTAA